The following are encoded together in the Alphaproteobacteria bacterium genome:
- the cobT gene encoding nicotinate-nucleotide--dimethylbenzimidazole phosphoribosyltransferase translates to MTAPQAATFAEMRAVIAQMPGPDVAAQTKARLRQADLTKPPGSLGRLEEIAEWLAAWQGRERPRCERPRVCVFAGAHGVAARGVSAYPASVTQQMVRNFVAGGAAVNQLTAAIDGDLRVYEMDLAHPVADFTQGPAMDEARCARAMAYGMMAAETGIDVLCLGEMGIANTTSAAALCLALFGGTAEDWVGPGTGVAGEALARKIETVRLGVERHRAVSGDPLAVLAALGGEEIAAIAGAILAARMGHIPVLLDGFACTAAAAVLHRLDPAALDHCLVAHRSAEPAHGALCGRLAKRPLLDLGMRLGEASGAALAVALLKAACACLDGMATFGEAGVSGRNGS, encoded by the coding sequence ATGACCGCCCCTCAGGCCGCAACCTTCGCCGAGATGCGCGCGGTCATCGCGCAAATGCCGGGACCGGATGTCGCGGCGCAAACCAAGGCACGCTTGCGCCAGGCCGACCTCACCAAGCCGCCCGGCTCGCTTGGCCGGCTGGAGGAGATCGCCGAGTGGCTGGCGGCGTGGCAGGGCCGCGAGCGGCCACGCTGCGAGCGTCCCCGGGTCTGCGTCTTCGCCGGCGCCCATGGCGTGGCGGCGCGCGGCGTGTCGGCCTATCCGGCCAGCGTCACCCAGCAGATGGTGCGCAACTTCGTGGCCGGCGGCGCGGCGGTGAACCAGCTCACCGCGGCGATCGACGGTGACCTCAGGGTCTACGAGATGGATCTCGCCCACCCCGTGGCCGATTTCACCCAGGGACCGGCGATGGACGAGGCGCGCTGTGCGCGCGCCATGGCCTACGGCATGATGGCCGCCGAAACCGGAATCGACGTGCTGTGCCTGGGCGAGATGGGCATCGCCAATACGACCTCGGCCGCCGCTCTCTGCCTGGCGCTGTTCGGCGGCACGGCGGAAGACTGGGTCGGGCCGGGCACCGGCGTCGCCGGCGAGGCGCTCGCACGGAAGATCGAGACCGTGCGGCTGGGCGTCGAGCGCCATCGCGCCGTCTCGGGCGATCCGCTGGCGGTGCTGGCGGCGCTGGGCGGCGAGGAGATCGCCGCCATCGCCGGCGCCATCCTGGCGGCGCGCATGGGTCATATCCCCGTACTGCTCGATGGCTTTGCCTGCACCGCCGCGGCCGCCGTGCTGCACCGCCTCGATCCCGCCGCTCTGGATCATTGCCTCGTTGCCCATCGTTCCGCCGAACCGGCGCATGGAGCGCTGTGCGGGAGACTGGCGAAGCGGCCACTCCTGGATCTCGGCATGCGGCTGGGAGAAGCCTCCGGCGCGGCCCTCGCCGTGGCGCTCCTGAAGGCTGCCTGCGCCTGTCTCGATGGCATGGCGACCTTCGGTGAGGCCGGTGTCAGCGGCCGGAATGGAAGCTGA
- a CDS encoding DUF2272 domain-containing protein: MRSSGVPGAFLLLLALAACAGQRPGPPPACEPAKQYRDPRTALPGRDYASNIATLLFGEWDRFGRQTWRYRAGDAKGEEVRSGLSETDRPEWVQAYWRSVSWSLPVEQVAARPWSAVFVSWVMIQAGVPTKAFCGHPAHAAYLETIWKRQQRDPDAPFVLRHYLEAVPQPGDLVCAARRPSARAPVSEISIGHFRRPDGNFLASHCDVVVGVDPARGLLEAIGGNVADSVTLSIFDIDAAGRLVAPSDRDGARPWFAVIENHYARQGR; encoded by the coding sequence ATGCGTTCTTCGGGCGTGCCTGGCGCGTTTCTGCTGCTACTTGCGCTGGCCGCCTGCGCCGGGCAGCGGCCCGGGCCGCCGCCCGCCTGCGAACCCGCCAAGCAGTACCGGGATCCGAGGACGGCGCTGCCCGGCCGCGACTACGCCAGCAACATCGCGACCCTGCTGTTCGGCGAATGGGACCGTTTCGGCCGCCAGACCTGGCGCTATCGCGCGGGCGATGCCAAGGGCGAGGAGGTGAGATCGGGCCTGAGCGAGACCGATCGGCCGGAATGGGTGCAGGCCTATTGGCGCTCGGTGAGCTGGTCGCTGCCGGTCGAGCAGGTCGCGGCGCGGCCCTGGTCGGCGGTGTTCGTGTCGTGGGTGATGATCCAGGCCGGCGTGCCCACGAAGGCCTTCTGCGGTCACCCGGCCCATGCGGCCTATCTCGAGACGATCTGGAAGCGCCAGCAGCGCGATCCCGACGCACCCTTCGTGCTGCGTCACTATCTCGAAGCGGTGCCGCAGCCCGGCGATCTGGTCTGCGCGGCGCGCCGGCCGTCGGCGCGTGCGCCGGTGTCGGAGATCTCGATCGGCCATTTCCGCCGGCCTGACGGCAACTTCCTCGCCTCGCACTGCGACGTCGTCGTGGGAGTCGATCCGGCGCGCGGCCTGCTGGAGGCGATCGGCGGCAATGTTGCCGATTCGGTGACGCTGAGCATTTTCGACATCGACGCAGCGGGCCGCCTGGTTGCCCCGAGCGATCGCGACGGTGCGCGACCGTGGTTCGCCGTGATCGAGAACCACTACGCCCGCCAGGGCCGATGA
- a CDS encoding acetolactate synthase large subunit yields the protein MTGAESLVRTLVKSGVNVSFSNPGTSEMHYVAALDRVEGMRCVLGLFEGVCSGAADGYYRMTDKPAATLLHLGPGLANSAANLHNAKKAGSGIVNIVGEHATHHIKYDTPLTADIEGIARPFSHWVKTSPNPGTVGKDGAAAVQAARLGCGQIATLILPADCAWTPGGEVAEPVPVPAQRKPDADTVKAAARALTSGEPAMLLLGGRALRAKGLELAGKIAAKTGCKVQGSGGTARLSRGAGRVQITRLHFVVEQAQAMLKGMKQMVLVGAKEPAAFFAYPGKPSILTPEGCTLTRLCAVEDDCEAALEALAAELGATGLQPAGVAQAKRPEKPSGKFTLDGLGQALGAVLPEGAIVVDESVTTGRGFFPFSVGAPPHDWLNNMGGSIGFGAPVAVGAAVACPDRKVVCMIGDGSAMYTIQALWTMARDNLDVCVIIFANRSYQILYSQLSDVGAPNPGPRAIDMLTLDRPTLKFVELAKGMGVEGAQAHDLEALNKQLQYAMSTKGPYLIEVVM from the coding sequence ATGACCGGTGCGGAGAGCCTGGTGCGCACACTAGTGAAGAGCGGCGTGAACGTCTCGTTCAGCAATCCCGGCACCTCGGAGATGCACTATGTCGCGGCCCTCGATCGGGTCGAGGGCATGCGCTGCGTGCTCGGCCTGTTCGAGGGCGTCTGCTCGGGCGCCGCCGACGGCTACTACCGCATGACCGACAAGCCAGCGGCAACCCTGCTGCATCTCGGACCGGGGCTGGCCAACTCGGCCGCCAACCTGCACAACGCCAAGAAGGCCGGCTCCGGCATCGTCAACATCGTCGGCGAGCACGCCACGCATCACATCAAGTACGACACGCCGCTGACCGCCGACATCGAGGGCATCGCCCGGCCGTTCTCGCACTGGGTCAAGACCTCGCCCAACCCCGGCACCGTGGGCAAGGACGGCGCCGCCGCGGTGCAGGCCGCCCGCCTGGGCTGCGGCCAGATCGCCACGCTGATCCTGCCGGCCGATTGCGCCTGGACGCCGGGCGGCGAGGTCGCCGAGCCGGTGCCGGTGCCGGCGCAGCGCAAGCCCGATGCCGACACGGTGAAGGCGGCCGCCAGGGCGCTGACCTCGGGTGAGCCGGCGATGCTGCTGCTGGGCGGCCGCGCGCTGCGCGCAAAAGGTCTGGAGCTGGCTGGCAAGATCGCCGCCAAGACCGGCTGCAAGGTGCAGGGCTCGGGCGGCACGGCGCGGCTGTCGCGCGGTGCCGGCCGGGTGCAGATCACCCGCCTGCATTTCGTCGTCGAGCAGGCGCAGGCCATGCTCAAGGGCATGAAGCAGATGGTGCTGGTCGGCGCCAAGGAGCCGGCAGCGTTCTTCGCCTATCCCGGCAAGCCGAGCATTCTGACCCCCGAGGGCTGCACGCTGACCAGGCTCTGCGCCGTTGAGGACGATTGCGAGGCCGCGCTCGAGGCGCTCGCCGCCGAGCTCGGCGCCACCGGCCTGCAGCCGGCCGGCGTGGCGCAGGCCAAGCGGCCGGAAAAGCCCAGCGGCAAGTTCACCCTGGATGGGCTGGGCCAGGCGCTGGGTGCCGTGCTGCCCGAGGGCGCTATCGTGGTCGACGAATCGGTGACCACCGGGCGCGGCTTCTTCCCGTTCAGCGTCGGCGCGCCGCCGCATGACTGGCTGAACAACATGGGCGGTTCGATCGGCTTCGGCGCCCCGGTCGCGGTCGGCGCCGCGGTGGCCTGCCCGGATCGCAAGGTCGTCTGCATGATCGGCGACGGCAGCGCGATGTACACGATCCAGGCGCTGTGGACGATGGCGCGCGACAACCTCGACGTCTGTGTCATCATCTTCGCCAACCGCTCCTACCAGATCCTCTACAGCCAGCTAAGCGATGTTGGCGCACCCAACCCGGGACCGCGCGCCATCGACATGCTGACCCTGGACCGCCCGACGCTGAAATTTGTCGAGCTGGCCAAGGGCATGGGCGTCGAAGGCGCCCAGGCGCACGACCTGGAGGCGCTCAACAAGCAGCTGCAATACGCCATGAGCACCAAGGGTCCGTACCTGATTGAAGTCGTGATGTAG
- a CDS encoding HlyC/CorC family transporter: MSSESSPDRSPGAAGDGGRLRRVWRRLRRRDRGEEIRDAIQEIIEKTPELRDAPANMPALGGEERTLFANILRLRGKTVSDVMVPRADILAVPVDTSLEDTVRLMQREAHSRYPVYRESLDDTIGMVHMKDVMPYWNAGRKFHLRDVLRRVIFAAPTLPVLDLLLDMRRQRVHMALVVDEFGGTDGLVTIEDLVEEIVGEIEDEHDVQTMDKPVPKGDGVFEATGRTTIEAFEEALGPALNEEERGEVDTLGGLIFSLAGRIPLRGEIVRHPNGLEFEILDVDPRRIRRLRVRRRSPPDGPQTMDRGNESG, translated from the coding sequence ATGTCCTCCGAATCATCGCCTGATCGAAGTCCCGGCGCGGCCGGCGATGGCGGCCGATTGCGCCGTGTCTGGCGCCGGCTGCGTCGTCGCGACCGCGGCGAGGAAATCCGCGACGCCATCCAGGAGATCATCGAGAAGACACCGGAGTTGCGCGACGCGCCGGCCAACATGCCGGCGCTGGGCGGCGAGGAGCGCACGCTGTTCGCCAACATCCTGCGCCTGCGCGGCAAGACGGTGTCGGATGTCATGGTGCCGCGCGCCGACATCCTGGCCGTGCCGGTCGACACCTCGCTGGAGGACACCGTCCGCCTGATGCAGCGTGAGGCGCATTCGCGCTACCCCGTCTACCGCGAGTCGCTCGACGACACGATCGGCATGGTCCACATGAAGGACGTCATGCCGTATTGGAACGCCGGCCGGAAGTTCCACCTCCGCGACGTACTGCGCCGCGTGATCTTCGCGGCACCCACCCTGCCGGTGCTCGATCTGCTGCTCGACATGCGCCGCCAGCGCGTCCACATGGCGCTGGTGGTCGACGAGTTCGGCGGCACCGACGGGCTGGTCACCATCGAGGATCTGGTCGAGGAGATCGTCGGCGAGATCGAGGACGAACACGACGTCCAGACCATGGACAAGCCGGTGCCCAAGGGTGACGGCGTCTTCGAAGCCACCGGCCGCACCACCATCGAGGCCTTCGAGGAGGCACTGGGGCCGGCGCTGAACGAGGAGGAGCGCGGCGAGGTCGACACCCTGGGCGGCCTGATCTTCAGCCTCGCCGGCCGTATTCCCCTGCGCGGCGAGATCGTGCGCCACCCCAACGGGTTGGAGTTCGAGATCCTCGACGTCGACCCGCGCCGTATCCGCCGCCTGCGCGTGCGTCGCCGCTCGCCGCCCGATGGCCCGCAGACCATGGACCGCGGCAACGAATCGGGCTGA
- a CDS encoding J domain-containing protein yields MRDPYSVLGVARTASADEIRKAYRRLAKQNHPDLHPGDKDAEARFKEISAAHALLSDAEQRKRYDAGEIDASGQEKPRGFYRDHAGQAGGRKYDRGFNPEDLQGFGDMFSDLFGRGGFRPGMGGRGGTVAFTLSIPFLIAARGGRQAIQLPDGRLLEVTIPEGAEDGETLLLKGQGMPGVEGAPAGDAIVELDVQPHAVFKRDGRDIRVDLPITLGEAVLGGSVRTPTIGGPVMLKVTPGSNSGKVMRLRGRGLLDRRTGKRGDQLVTLQVTLPEQADEKLKAFLEDWQAGKAHDPRSHLEALT; encoded by the coding sequence ATGAGGGACCCGTATTCCGTGCTGGGCGTGGCCAGGACGGCGTCGGCGGACGAGATCCGCAAGGCGTACCGACGGCTGGCCAAGCAGAACCACCCCGACCTGCATCCCGGCGACAAGGATGCGGAGGCGCGCTTCAAGGAGATCTCGGCGGCGCATGCGCTGCTGTCGGATGCCGAGCAGCGCAAGCGCTACGATGCCGGCGAGATCGACGCCAGCGGGCAGGAGAAGCCGCGTGGCTTCTACCGCGACCACGCCGGCCAGGCCGGCGGCCGCAAGTACGATCGGGGCTTCAATCCCGAGGACCTGCAGGGCTTCGGCGACATGTTCTCCGACCTGTTCGGGCGCGGCGGCTTCCGTCCCGGCATGGGCGGCCGCGGCGGCACCGTCGCCTTCACGTTGTCGATCCCCTTCCTGATCGCCGCGCGCGGCGGCAGGCAGGCCATCCAGCTGCCCGACGGTCGCCTGCTGGAGGTGACGATTCCCGAAGGCGCCGAGGACGGCGAGACCCTGCTGCTGAAGGGCCAGGGCATGCCCGGGGTGGAAGGCGCGCCGGCCGGCGACGCCATCGTCGAGCTCGACGTGCAGCCGCATGCGGTCTTCAAGCGCGACGGCCGCGATATCCGCGTCGACCTGCCGATCACCTTGGGCGAGGCCGTGCTGGGCGGCTCGGTTCGCACGCCCACCATCGGCGGGCCGGTGATGCTGAAGGTCACGCCCGGCTCCAACAGCGGCAAGGTGATGCGACTGCGCGGCCGCGGCCTGCTCGACCGCCGCACCGGCAAACGCGGCGATCAGCTCGTCACGCTGCAGGTGACGCTGCCGGAGCAGGCGGACGAGAAGCTCAAGGCATTTCTCGAGGACTGGCAGGCCGGCAAGGCGCATGACCCGCGCAGCCACCTGGAGGCGCTGACATGA
- the metK gene encoding methionine adenosyltransferase — protein sequence MALQDYIFTSESVSEGHPDKVCDQISDAILDAFIANDVKLGIADDSHANTRLGCETLATTNKIVIAGEGRAQAPFMRKYGGHTVVNREALSEIARGVVRDIGYDQDGFSFHGADVEVLLHGQSPDIAMGVDAKKKGGNLGEQEGAGDQGLMFGFACRDSEAYEKGSFMPAPIYFSHKILQVLSEARRSGELPDLQPDAKSQVTVRYAGGKAVGAVKVVVSTQHREATAKGRKYNSGMIKEMIRAHVTKSLPDGWMPRKDADFFVNPTGNFVVGGPDGDCGLTGRKIIVDTYGGYAPHGGGAFSGKDPTKVDRSAAYAARYLAKNVVAAGLADRCLIQVAYAIGVADPMSLYVDTQGTGKVDERRLEKILADIFPLRPTNIRRGLQLNKPIYQRTAAYGHFGRKPEKDGGFSWERTDLVKELKGAFGEK from the coding sequence GTGGCGCTTCAGGACTACATTTTCACCAGCGAATCCGTCTCCGAGGGACATCCCGACAAGGTCTGCGACCAGATCTCCGACGCCATCCTCGATGCCTTCATCGCCAACGACGTGAAGCTCGGCATCGCCGACGACAGCCACGCCAATACCCGCCTGGGCTGCGAGACGCTCGCCACCACCAACAAGATCGTCATTGCCGGCGAGGGCCGCGCGCAGGCGCCGTTCATGCGCAAGTACGGCGGCCACACCGTGGTCAACCGCGAGGCGCTGAGCGAGATCGCCCGCGGCGTGGTGCGCGACATCGGCTACGACCAGGACGGCTTCTCCTTCCACGGCGCCGATGTCGAGGTGTTGCTGCACGGCCAGTCGCCCGACATCGCCATGGGCGTCGACGCCAAGAAGAAGGGCGGCAATCTCGGCGAGCAGGAAGGCGCGGGTGACCAGGGCCTGATGTTCGGCTTCGCCTGCCGCGACAGCGAGGCCTACGAGAAGGGCTCGTTCATGCCGGCGCCGATCTACTTCTCGCACAAGATCCTGCAGGTGCTGAGCGAGGCGCGCCGCTCGGGCGAGTTGCCCGACCTGCAGCCCGACGCCAAGAGCCAGGTCACCGTGCGCTACGCCGGCGGCAAGGCGGTGGGCGCGGTGAAGGTCGTGGTCTCGACGCAGCATCGCGAGGCGACGGCCAAGGGCAGGAAGTACAACTCGGGCATGATCAAGGAGATGATCCGGGCGCACGTGACCAAGTCGCTGCCCGATGGCTGGATGCCCAGGAAGGACGCCGATTTCTTCGTCAACCCGACCGGCAACTTCGTCGTCGGCGGCCCCGACGGCGATTGCGGCCTGACCGGTCGCAAGATCATCGTCGACACCTACGGTGGCTATGCGCCGCACGGCGGCGGTGCCTTCTCGGGCAAGGATCCGACCAAGGTCGACCGCTCGGCCGCCTACGCCGCACGCTACCTCGCCAAGAACGTGGTCGCCGCCGGGCTGGCCGATCGCTGCCTGATCCAGGTCGCCTACGCCATCGGCGTCGCCGATCCGATGTCGCTCTATGTCGACACCCAGGGTACCGGCAAGGTCGACGAACGCCGGCTCGAGAAGATCCTCGCCGACATCTTCCCGCTGCGCCCGACCAACATCCGCCGCGGCCTGCAGCTCAACAAGCCGATCTATCAGCGCACGGCCGCCTACGGCCATTTCGGCCGCAAGCCGGAGAAGGACGGCGGCTTCTCGTGGGAGCGCACCGACCTGGTGAAGGAACTGAAGGGCGCCTTCGGCGAGAAGTAG
- a CDS encoding DMT family transporter produces the protein MSAMTGDAAGVLAANRRGIALMSAAMSVFIVNDTLIKIASESMPASQVVGVRGMMASLWIGAVLLASTPLRELRWLGEPSLLGRCALDIAGTFSYLLALFALPIATATAINMATPIFITVMAVLWLSEAVGWRRWSAVAVGFVGVLLIVRPSPEGLNWWALLAFGATGLHAFRDIYTRRIGAEVPSVVITFANALSVGLFGCAMAAIDDWRPMGWREWALLGSASLFLAIGYHWVVLAMRAGEASVIGAFRYSGLVWAVIIGWAVWNHIPDGLTWAGMTLLVGAGLYIVHRERVRAREAATVSPRNQPGSA, from the coding sequence ATGTCCGCAATGACGGGCGATGCCGCCGGCGTTCTGGCGGCCAACCGGCGCGGCATTGCGCTCATGTCGGCGGCGATGTCGGTGTTCATCGTCAACGACACGCTGATCAAGATCGCCAGTGAGAGCATGCCGGCGAGCCAGGTGGTTGGCGTGCGCGGCATGATGGCATCGCTGTGGATCGGCGCGGTGCTGCTGGCCAGCACGCCGCTGCGCGAGCTGCGCTGGCTCGGCGAGCCCAGCCTGCTGGGCCGCTGCGCGCTCGATATCGCCGGCACCTTCTCCTATCTGCTGGCGCTGTTCGCCCTGCCCATCGCCACCGCCACGGCGATCAACATGGCGACGCCGATCTTCATCACCGTGATGGCCGTGCTGTGGCTCAGCGAAGCCGTTGGCTGGCGGCGATGGAGCGCGGTGGCGGTGGGCTTCGTCGGCGTGCTGCTGATCGTGCGGCCCTCGCCCGAAGGGCTGAACTGGTGGGCGCTGCTGGCCTTCGGCGCCACCGGCCTGCACGCCTTCCGCGACATCTACACCAGGCGCATCGGCGCGGAGGTGCCCTCCGTGGTCATCACCTTCGCCAACGCGCTGTCGGTCGGCCTGTTCGGCTGCGCCATGGCAGCGATCGACGACTGGCGGCCGATGGGCTGGCGTGAATGGGCCCTGCTCGGCAGCGCCTCGCTGTTCCTGGCCATCGGCTATCACTGGGTGGTGCTGGCGATGCGCGCCGGAGAAGCCTCAGTGATCGGCGCCTTCCGCTACAGCGGCTTGGTCTGGGCAGTAATCATCGGCTGGGCGGTCTGGAACCACATACCCGACGGCCTGACCTGGGCCGGCATGACCCTGCTGGTCGGCGCCGGCCTCTACATCGTGCATCGCGAACGCGTACGCGCCCGTGAGGCCGCGACCGTAAGTCCCCGAAATCAGCCCGGAAGCGCTTGA
- a CDS encoding tetratricopeptide repeat protein, whose product MSSTEQQEPSPEEVLAAVTHQVEQDRGRAAGDPKARPDLAASLNALATMLNAVGQVHEAVKPAEEAVELRRALAGETPDLTPDLALALNTLATMLGAAERFDEALMAAQEGTIVYRGLARATPEQFIPDLALSLGAEGRLLAGQQRMRDACTAAGEGVAKLKPFFEHAPEPFAPLMRMLCADYVRYAQGSRQQPDAALLDPIVEVFKKLPPA is encoded by the coding sequence ATGAGCAGCACCGAGCAGCAGGAGCCTTCACCCGAGGAGGTGCTGGCTGCAGTCACGCACCAGGTCGAGCAGGACCGCGGCCGAGCTGCCGGCGATCCCAAGGCGCGGCCCGACCTCGCCGCCTCGCTCAACGCGCTCGCCACCATGCTCAACGCGGTGGGTCAGGTGCACGAGGCGGTGAAGCCGGCCGAGGAAGCCGTCGAGTTGCGCCGCGCGCTGGCCGGGGAGACACCCGATCTGACGCCCGATCTCGCACTGGCGCTCAACACCTTGGCGACCATGCTGGGCGCGGCCGAGCGCTTCGACGAGGCGCTGATGGCGGCGCAGGAGGGCACCATCGTCTATCGCGGGCTGGCCCGCGCCACGCCCGAGCAGTTCATTCCCGATCTGGCGCTGTCGCTGGGCGCCGAGGGCCGGCTGCTCGCCGGCCAGCAGCGCATGCGCGACGCCTGCACCGCGGCAGGAGAGGGCGTGGCCAAGCTCAAGCCGTTCTTCGAGCACGCGCCGGAGCCCTTCGCGCCGCTGATGCGCATGCTGTGCGCCGACTACGTGCGCTACGCCCAGGGCAGCCGGCAGCAGCCCGACGCTGCGCTGCTCGATCCGATCGTCGAGGTCTTCAAGAAGCTGCCGCCGGCGTAA
- a CDS encoding EVE domain-containing protein, producing MAHWLVKSEPSTYGWDQMVKDKRTFWSGVRNHQAAANMKAMKKGDLAFFYHSGDGKEIVGIVRVAKEYYPDHTDETGKFGMVDLEAVKPLKTPVTLKAIKQDAKLKDFGLVRQGRLSVVAVSDPHWALLMKMAGEKA from the coding sequence ATGGCCCATTGGCTGGTGAAGTCCGAACCGTCGACCTATGGCTGGGACCAGATGGTCAAGGACAAGCGTACCTTCTGGAGCGGCGTTCGCAATCATCAGGCCGCAGCCAACATGAAGGCGATGAAGAAGGGCGACCTCGCCTTCTTCTATCACTCTGGTGACGGCAAGGAGATCGTCGGTATCGTGCGCGTGGCGAAGGAGTACTATCCCGACCACACCGACGAGACCGGCAAGTTCGGCATGGTCGATCTCGAGGCGGTGAAACCGCTGAAGACGCCGGTAACGCTGAAGGCGATCAAGCAAGACGCCAAGCTCAAGGATTTCGGCCTCGTGCGCCAGGGCCGGCTGTCGGTGGTCGCGGTCAGCGACCCGCACTGGGCGCTGTTGATGAAGATGGCGGGAGAGAAGGCATGA
- a CDS encoding NAD(P)-dependent glycerol-3-phosphate dehydrogenase — MDRPGFSRIGIVGGGAWGTALAMTARRAGRDVTLWAREPEVVAEIGRDHRNTAFLPGHALDPAIRATADLAGLGADIVLLVTPAQVTRAMASELHRHLAQGVPVIICAKGIETATGALMPAAVGAAMPGRPVAMLSGPTFAEEVARGLPTAVTLACADAALGRAMAGTLATATFRPYWSDDLTGAALGGAVKNVLAIACGIADGRKLGDNARAAVLTRGFAEMARLGVAMGARVETMAGLAGLGDLTLTCNGPLSRNRSLGVAVGEGAKAADFLAARSSVAEGFYTAPVVAEVARRHDVEMPICTAVAHVLHHGADVEATIRALLARPLRGEGE; from the coding sequence ATGGACCGGCCCGGCTTCTCCCGCATCGGTATCGTCGGCGGCGGCGCCTGGGGCACGGCCCTGGCGATGACCGCGCGCCGCGCCGGGCGCGACGTCACCCTGTGGGCGCGCGAGCCCGAGGTGGTGGCCGAGATCGGCCGCGACCACCGCAACACCGCCTTCCTGCCCGGCCACGCGCTCGATCCGGCGATCCGCGCCACTGCGGATCTGGCCGGGCTGGGCGCCGACATCGTGCTGCTGGTGACGCCGGCACAGGTCACCCGCGCGATGGCGTCGGAGCTGCATCGCCACCTCGCGCAGGGCGTGCCGGTGATCATCTGCGCCAAGGGCATCGAGACCGCCACCGGCGCCCTGATGCCCGCCGCGGTGGGCGCGGCGATGCCGGGCCGGCCGGTGGCCATGCTGTCGGGACCGACCTTCGCCGAGGAGGTCGCGCGCGGCCTGCCGACGGCGGTGACGCTCGCCTGCGCCGATGCCGCGCTGGGACGCGCGATGGCCGGGACGCTGGCGACGGCGACATTTCGGCCCTACTGGAGCGACGACCTGACCGGCGCGGCGCTGGGTGGCGCGGTGAAGAACGTGCTGGCCATCGCCTGCGGCATCGCCGATGGCCGCAAGCTGGGCGACAACGCGCGCGCCGCCGTGCTGACGCGCGGCTTCGCCGAGATGGCGCGGCTGGGCGTGGCGATGGGCGCCAGGGTCGAAACCATGGCCGGTCTGGCCGGTCTGGGCGATCTCACCCTGACCTGCAACGGGCCCTTGTCGCGCAACCGCTCGCTGGGCGTCGCCGTCGGCGAGGGCGCGAAGGCCGCTGACTTCCTGGCGGCGCGCAGTTCGGTCGCCGAGGGGTTCTACACGGCACCGGTGGTGGCCGAGGTCGCGCGCCGGCACGACGTCGAGATGCCGATCTGTACCGCCGTCGCCCATGTGTTGCATCATGGCGCCGACGTCGAGGCGACCATCCGCGCACTGCTGGCCCGTCCGCTGCGCGGCGAAGGGGAGTGA